A stretch of the Deinococcus planocerae genome encodes the following:
- a CDS encoding DUF177 domain-containing protein — translation MTDTPRIHLGSLLRTSSDAHAAGALDHLEYQQGGQTQTLRFVRPAAYRVDVNSLGGNEMYLQGSFAPDIVMECARCLRDVEVALDLRLGTLLRYDPAVDEPYLEEAETGEEVLVFGDPDLDLSAYLAETALLQAPLTVLHAPDCKGLCQVCGDDLNEGPCEHMAQVPVEEIDDLLGTPEGSAHTTQNPFAALRDLKLPED, via the coding sequence ATGACCGATACGCCCCGCATTCACCTGGGTTCGCTGCTGCGCACGTCGTCGGACGCGCACGCGGCGGGAGCCCTGGATCACCTCGAATATCAACAGGGCGGCCAGACCCAGACCCTGCGTTTCGTGCGGCCCGCCGCCTACCGGGTCGATGTCAATTCCCTCGGCGGAAACGAAATGTACCTCCAAGGCTCCTTCGCCCCCGACATCGTGATGGAGTGCGCCCGCTGCCTGCGCGACGTGGAGGTGGCGCTCGACCTGCGGCTGGGCACCCTGCTGCGCTACGACCCTGCGGTGGACGAGCCGTACCTGGAGGAGGCCGAGACGGGCGAGGAGGTGCTCGTCTTCGGCGACCCCGACCTCGACCTCAGCGCTTACCTCGCGGAGACGGCCCTCTTGCAAGCCCCCCTCACCGTGCTCCACGCCCCCGACTGCAAGGGCCTGTGCCAGGTGTGCGGCGACGACCTCAACGAGGGCCCCTGCGAGCACATGGCGCAGGTCCCGGTCGAGGAGATCGATGACCTGTTGGGCACGCCGGAGGGCTCGGCCCACACGACCCAGAATCCCTTCGCGGCCCTGCGCGACCTCAAGCTCCCGGAGGACTGA
- the moaC gene encoding cyclic pyranopterin monophosphate synthase MoaC yields MGRDEAAPELTHFRDGLPRMVDVSGKASTLRTATAEGWVRLPPEARAALEAGTNPKGDPLTVARLAGLAGSKRTADLVLLCHPIPVTGADVQVTLEEEGVRVRATVHTTAPTGVEMEALTAVTVAALNVYDMLKAASKAIEVTGIRLLAKTGGKSGDYRAPDPAGV; encoded by the coding sequence ATGGGCCGGGACGAGGCCGCCCCCGAACTCACCCATTTCCGGGACGGCCTGCCGCGGATGGTGGACGTGAGCGGCAAGGCGAGCACCCTGCGCACCGCGACCGCCGAGGGCTGGGTGCGCCTGCCCCCCGAGGCGCGGGCGGCGCTGGAGGCGGGCACGAATCCCAAGGGCGACCCCCTCACCGTCGCCCGGCTGGCGGGGCTGGCGGGCAGCAAGCGCACCGCCGACCTCGTGCTGCTGTGCCACCCCATCCCTGTCACGGGGGCCGACGTGCAGGTCACGCTGGAAGAAGAGGGCGTGCGGGTGCGCGCCACCGTCCACACGACCGCGCCCACGGGGGTCGAGATGGAGGCCCTGACCGCCGTCACCGTCGCGGCGCTCAACGTATACGACATGCTCAAGGCGGCGAGCAAGGCCATCGAGGTCACCGGGATTCGCCTGCTCGCCAAGACGGGCGGCAAGAGCGGCGACTACCGGGCCCCCGACCCTGCCGGGGTCTAG